The Micromonospora sediminicola genome contains a region encoding:
- a CDS encoding LRV domain-containing protein has translation MRDLVCEQVRGVAGNPATPSELLLRMLDDSDAAVAVLIFRNTLPDEFCAAVAAHPDRRVRAALADSSSATPQQRALLVDDPAPMVRILLAHGPELFRATPAPLPEEAYARLAADPDHRVRDEVAGSRQCPVDVRARMVEDPDPEVRVSGYAGWADPPEGITDRLLADPDPRVRDAVARRAWRRRPELLAGVLDEAWSDPWWLRDLAVEIPLARATAERLARHQDRDVRAAVAENPHLPRDLVQELATDPDPTVRLRLSLRPGLSEAERAAIDYEVRPETRLRPARWVLDRLGDPDALDGAVRSAHVGLRRSAAYSPSLRPDQVARLAGDDDFAVRLLLCENHDEVPGEVLLATYLEARVITASMLIARPRFPRVGLARLADSADPRARMLVRHDPEAPAGLIDRLSRDGDGGVRSRMASDPRLGAGRLAELLDDPAAAGSAAGNPNLPVALMERILAGAGILRASAGSAGGEV, from the coding sequence TTGCGGGACCTGGTCTGCGAACAGGTGAGGGGAGTGGCCGGCAACCCGGCGACCCCGTCGGAGTTGCTGCTCCGCATGCTGGACGACAGCGACGCGGCCGTGGCGGTGCTGATCTTCCGGAACACGCTGCCGGACGAGTTCTGCGCCGCCGTCGCCGCACACCCGGATCGGCGGGTCCGGGCGGCGCTGGCGGACAGTTCGTCAGCCACGCCGCAACAGCGCGCCCTGCTCGTCGACGATCCCGCGCCGATGGTCCGTATCCTGCTCGCCCACGGGCCGGAGCTGTTCCGGGCCACGCCCGCGCCGCTGCCCGAGGAGGCCTACGCCCGGCTGGCGGCGGACCCGGACCACCGGGTCCGCGACGAGGTGGCCGGGTCGCGGCAGTGTCCGGTGGACGTCCGGGCCCGGATGGTCGAGGACCCCGATCCCGAGGTCCGGGTCTCGGGGTACGCGGGCTGGGCGGATCCGCCGGAGGGGATCACCGACCGGCTGCTCGCCGACCCCGACCCCCGGGTGCGCGACGCGGTGGCCCGGCGGGCGTGGCGCCGCCGTCCGGAACTGCTCGCCGGCGTGCTCGACGAGGCGTGGTCGGACCCCTGGTGGCTGCGTGACCTGGCCGTCGAGATCCCGTTGGCGCGGGCGACGGCGGAGCGACTCGCCCGGCACCAGGACCGGGACGTCCGCGCGGCCGTGGCCGAGAACCCGCATCTGCCCCGCGACCTGGTCCAGGAGTTGGCCACCGACCCCGACCCGACGGTGCGGCTACGGCTGTCTCTGCGCCCCGGGCTCAGCGAGGCCGAACGCGCCGCCATCGACTACGAGGTGCGGCCGGAGACCCGCCTCCGACCCGCCCGGTGGGTGCTCGACCGGCTCGGCGATCCCGACGCGCTGGACGGCGCCGTCCGCTCGGCCCACGTCGGGCTTCGGCGCAGCGCCGCGTACAGCCCGAGTCTGCGTCCGGATCAGGTGGCCCGGCTCGCCGGCGACGACGACTTCGCGGTCCGGCTGCTGCTCTGTGAGAACCACGACGAGGTCCCGGGGGAGGTGCTGCTCGCGACGTATCTGGAGGCTCGGGTGATCACGGCGAGCATGTTGATCGCGCGGCCCCGCTTCCCGCGGGTCGGGCTGGCCCGACTGGCGGACTCCGCCGATCCCAGGGCGCGCATGCTGGTCCGCCACGACCCGGAGGCGCCGGCCGGGCTCATCGACCGGCTCAGCCGTGATGGGGACGGCGGCGTCCGGTCCCGGATGGCGTCCGACCCCCGCCTTGGCGCCGGGCGGCTGGCCGAGCTGCTCGACGATCCGGCCGCCGCGGGATCGGCGGCGGGAAACCCCAACCTTCCGGTCGCCCTCATGGAACGGATCCTTGCCGGGGCGGGGATCCTCCGGGCGTCCGCCGGATCCGCCGGCGGGGAGGTCTGA
- a CDS encoding acyl-CoA dehydrogenase family protein gives MDFALSDEERAVRDTVRAFVTREVLPLEQEVLRRERAHRPGLDRSELRELQLKAKKFGFWGLATPEEYGGMDLPAVMQSLIWTELGRSFVPFRFGGEADNILFHATEEQKREFLIPTIEGERISCFAITEPGAGSDAANIKLRARRDGDDWVLDGEKTFITNGNDADFAIVVAVTDPEKGARRGGATAFLVDRAMGWRSEFIQTMGEGGPASLIFDGVRVPHRNILGEIGQGFTLGMEWIGKGRYTIPSHAVGIAERALQMAIDHANTRETFGAPIATNQAIQWMIADSETELEAARWLILRSAWTVDQGLDPRHASSMGKLYGAGMVNRVVDRVLQIHGGMGYTRELPIERWYRQVRLYRIFEGTDEMQRLIISRDLLRGYTKIGGHLA, from the coding sequence GTGGACTTCGCACTGTCCGACGAGGAACGGGCCGTCCGGGACACCGTGCGCGCCTTCGTCACCCGCGAGGTGCTGCCGCTGGAGCAGGAGGTGCTGCGCCGTGAGCGCGCACACCGGCCCGGCCTGGACCGCTCAGAGCTGCGCGAGTTGCAGCTCAAGGCGAAGAAGTTCGGCTTCTGGGGGCTGGCCACCCCGGAGGAGTACGGCGGGATGGACCTGCCGGCGGTGATGCAGTCGCTGATCTGGACCGAGCTGGGCCGCAGCTTCGTGCCGTTCCGTTTCGGCGGCGAGGCCGACAACATCCTGTTCCACGCCACCGAGGAGCAGAAGCGCGAGTTCCTGATCCCGACCATCGAGGGCGAACGGATCTCCTGCTTCGCCATCACCGAGCCGGGCGCCGGCTCGGACGCGGCGAACATCAAGCTGCGCGCGCGGCGCGACGGCGACGACTGGGTCCTCGACGGCGAGAAGACGTTCATCACCAACGGCAACGACGCCGACTTCGCCATCGTGGTGGCGGTGACCGACCCGGAGAAGGGCGCCCGGCGCGGCGGCGCGACCGCGTTCCTGGTCGACCGGGCGATGGGCTGGCGGTCGGAGTTCATCCAGACCATGGGCGAGGGCGGACCGGCCTCGCTGATCTTCGACGGCGTACGGGTGCCGCACCGCAACATCCTCGGCGAGATCGGGCAGGGCTTCACGCTCGGCATGGAGTGGATCGGCAAGGGCCGCTACACCATCCCGTCGCACGCCGTCGGCATCGCCGAACGCGCCCTCCAGATGGCGATCGACCACGCCAACACCCGGGAGACGTTCGGCGCGCCGATCGCCACCAACCAGGCCATCCAGTGGATGATCGCCGACTCGGAGACCGAGCTGGAGGCCGCGCGCTGGCTGATCCTGCGCTCGGCCTGGACCGTCGACCAGGGCCTCGACCCCCGGCACGCCTCCTCGATGGGCAAGCTCTACGGCGCCGGCATGGTCAACCGGGTGGTCGACCGGGTGCTCCAGATCCACGGCGGCATGGGCTACACCCGGGAGCTGCCGATCGAACGCTGGTACCGGCAGGTGCGGCTCTACCGCATCTTCGAAGGCACCGACGAGATGCAGCGGCTGATCATCTCCCGCGACCTGCTGCGCGGGTACACGAAGATCGGCGGCCACCTGGCCTGA
- a CDS encoding aminotransferase class V-fold PLP-dependent enzyme, protein MELEQARKLWQVEPGWLNTATYGLPPDPVWTAVQQVLAEWRTGQVSFEVWDESVGRSRAAFARLVGVDPVDVSVGAAVSQLAAPIAAALPSGATVVVPEVEFTSILFPWLVQEDRGVRVRTVPLDGLVDAIDADTDLVAFSLVQSADGTVAPYDEIVAAARAHGALVVVDATQACGWLPFAADRADAVLVGAYKWLMAPRGAAFAYLAPALRERMRADAAGWYAGRDPHASYYGTPLRLADDARRFDISPSWLCYAGAAPVLELLADLDLAAVRDHDVALANRFLAGLGRPPGDSAIVSVDVPDAQERLARAGVRAAVRAGRVRASFHLYTTEADVDRAVEALTG, encoded by the coding sequence ATGGAGCTGGAGCAGGCGCGGAAGTTGTGGCAGGTGGAGCCGGGCTGGTTGAACACGGCGACCTACGGGTTGCCGCCCGATCCGGTGTGGACGGCCGTGCAGCAGGTGCTCGCCGAGTGGCGGACCGGCCAGGTGTCGTTCGAGGTGTGGGACGAGTCGGTCGGCCGGTCCCGGGCCGCGTTCGCCCGGCTGGTCGGCGTGGACCCGGTCGACGTGAGCGTCGGCGCCGCCGTGTCCCAACTGGCCGCGCCGATCGCGGCGGCGCTGCCGTCGGGGGCCACCGTGGTGGTGCCCGAGGTCGAGTTCACCTCGATCCTGTTCCCCTGGCTGGTGCAGGAGGACCGGGGGGTGCGGGTGCGGACCGTGCCGCTCGACGGCCTGGTCGACGCGATCGACGCCGACACCGACCTGGTCGCGTTCAGCCTGGTGCAGTCCGCCGACGGCACGGTCGCGCCGTACGACGAGATCGTCGCGGCGGCCCGGGCGCACGGGGCGCTGGTCGTGGTCGACGCCACCCAGGCTTGCGGATGGCTGCCGTTCGCGGCCGACCGGGCGGACGCGGTGCTGGTGGGGGCGTACAAGTGGTTGATGGCACCGCGCGGCGCGGCCTTCGCCTACCTGGCCCCGGCGCTGCGCGAGCGGATGCGTGCGGACGCCGCCGGGTGGTACGCGGGACGCGACCCGCACGCCTCGTACTACGGCACGCCGTTGCGGCTGGCCGACGACGCCCGGCGTTTCGACATCTCCCCGTCGTGGCTCTGCTACGCCGGGGCGGCGCCGGTGCTGGAACTGCTCGCCGACCTCGACCTGGCGGCGGTGCGGGACCACGACGTGGCGCTGGCCAACCGCTTCCTGGCCGGGCTGGGGCGCCCACCCGGCGACAGCGCGATCGTCAGCGTGGACGTGCCGGACGCGCAGGAGCGGCTGGCCCGTGCCGGGGTGCGCGCGGCGGTGCGGGCCGGCCGGGTCCGCGCCTCGTTCCACCTCTACACGACCGAGGCGGACGTGGACCGGGCGGTCGAGGCGCTGACCGGCTGA